One Lycium barbarum isolate Lr01 chromosome 5, ASM1917538v2, whole genome shotgun sequence genomic window carries:
- the LOC132639285 gene encoding uncharacterized mitochondrial protein AtMg00810-like, with the protein MSQSSYAENILDRAGMSQCKPCPTPVDTKGKLSASSSAPYEDPTKYRRLAGALQYLTFTRPDISYAVQQVCLFMHDPKVQHMEALKRILRYIRGTIDFGTHLYKSSLQSLLSYTDADWGGCPDTRRSTSGYCVYFGDNLISWSSKRQPTVSKSSAEAEYRGVANPSFRRRMTEKSSENVGHVAIQNSCHGHDSNDRTVDAFGNVETLRFKRSHLIPFRVRDLCTNNG; encoded by the exons ATGTCTCAGAGTTCTTATGCAGAGAATATTCTTGACCGGGCAGGCATGTCACAGTGTAAGCCTTGCCCTACTCCTGTTGACACAAAAGGCAAACTCAGCGCTTCCTCAAGCGCCCCGTATGAGGATCCTACGAAGTATCGTCGTCTGGCAGGTGCTTTGCAATACTTGACATTCACTCGGCCTGACATATCATACGCCGTCCAACAGGTTTGCTTGTTTATGCATGACCCCAAAGTCCAgcatatggaagcattaaaacgCATTTTGCGTTACATTCGAGGTACGATTGACTTTGGCACACATTTATACAAGTCCTCTCTCCAGTCACTACTGTCATATACAGATGCTGATTGGGGAGGATGTCCAGACACTCGACGCTCCACATCGGGTTATTGTGTCTATTttggggataacttgatttcttggtcttccaagcgCCAACCTACTGTATCTAAGTCAAGTGCTGAAGCAGAATACcgaggggttgctaat CCAAGCTTTAGGAGACGGATGACCGAGAAAAGTAGTGAAAATGTTGGACACGTTGCCATTCAGAACAGCTGCCATGGACATGATTCAAATGACAGAACAGTCGATGCCTTTGGTAACGTTGAAACTCTGAGATTTAAGCGATCACATTTAATTCCATTTAGAGTCCGTGATCTCTGCACGAATAACGGCTGA
- the LOC132639286 gene encoding uncharacterized protein LOC132639286 — MADTSKLHPATTVTNIKSCIHIVLDYEGSQYNNWATLFKLHCRANLVIDHILPLASPTVPPPATVAKKLAAKSLWERLDDIVRQWIYGTISNDLLNTIIHQEDTAAEAWDRLVHLFQDNKSARALALDAKFTNTKLVDCPNVKAYCTRLKVLADNLTNHRTPLPSFDVVRSMLELEEDSHAEDAIHDSSSNAALVSHNVTPQNFSGNGQPNNSANNFNNRENSQNRGKNNNRGRSGGNRNNRGGSGNGQSSGGGSRTNA, encoded by the exons ATGGCTGACACCTCCAAGTTGCATCCTGCGACTACTGTCACCAATATCAAATCATGCATCCATATTGTGCTTGACTACGAAGGAAGCCAATACAATAACTGGGCTACCCTCTTCAAGCTCCATTGTCGTGCAAACTTGGTCATTGACCACATCCTACCTCTTGCCTCCCCTACCGTGCCACCACCGGCAACTGTAGCTAAAAAACTTGCTGCTAAGTCCCTATGGGAACGGCTGGATGACATTGTTCGGCAATGGATATATGGTACGATATCGAATGATCTTCTCAACACGATCATTCATCAAGAGGACACCGCAGCCGAAGCTTGGGACCGTCTTGTTCATCTCTTTCAGGACAACAAATCGGCTAGGGCTCTTGCTCTTGATGCAAAATTCACCAACACAAAATTGGTGGATTGTCCGAATGTGAAAGCATACTGTACCAGGCTGAAAGTTCTTGCAGACAATCTCACCAAC CACCGTACTCCTCTCCCATCTTTTGACGTTGTCCGGTCGATGCTTGAGCTTGAGGAGGATAGCCATGCCGAGGACGCCATTCACGACTCCAGCTCGAATGCTGCTCTTGTTTCCCACAATGTTACTCCTCAGAATTTCTCAGGAAATGGACAGCCCAATAACTCTGCAAATAATTTCAACAATCGTGAAAATTCGCAGAATCGTGGAAAGAACAATAACCGCGGTCGAAGCGGCGGCAACCGCAACAATCGCGGTGGCAGCGGCAATGGACAAAGCAGCGGTGGGGGCAGCCGCACCAATGCATAG